The segment CCACGGTTGCCGGCACGGTGCTCATGCTGATACCCGTGAGCATCGCGCCGATCATTTACGGCAAGCTGATCAATGTGCCCGTGTCCGCCGCCCCCGCTGCCGCGCCGGTAACGGCGCTGGTGACGCTTGCCGCTTCCGTTCTCCTGGCGCTCAGATTGTCCGGCATCTGGCGGCTCTGGGCTCCCGCGATCGGCCTTGTATCCGGGAGCCTGGCGGGCGCGTGGTTCGGAATCTACGACACCGCGCGCGTTGCGGCCGCGCCCTGGATGGGGCTACCGGATTTCAGTGCCTATCCGGGGCTTGACCTCAGCTTCGACGCCACGTTCTGGGCGCTGCTTCCGGGTTTCATCCTGGTCACGCTGGTCGGCGCCCTGGATACATTAGGCGACGCGATCGCCATCCAGCGCGTGTCATGGCGAAAGCCGCGCGCGACCGACTTCCGCTCGATCCAGGGCGCAATCTATGCCGATGGGATCGGCAACCTCCTGTCCGGATTGGGCGGGACGGTACCGAACACCACTTACGGCAATTGCATCGCCGTTGTGGAGATCACCGGAGTGGCCGCGCGCCGTGTCGGCGTTTGCGTCGGCGCGGTTTTTGCCGTCCTGGCTTTCCTGCCGAAAATCGTCGCCGTGGTGGTCGCAATACCGGGACCGGTCGTGGGGGCTTACCTCGCAGTAATCATGGCGCTCATTTTCGTTCTTGGACTGCGAATCGTGATTGCCGATGGATTCGATTACCGCAAGCGCCTGATCGTCGGATTCGCCGTCGTGGTGGGCGTGTTGTTCCAGTTCGACCTGGTCTATCCGGCTCTTCAGGAAGGAGCGTGGGGTGAGATTCTCGGTCAGGGCATGACGGTCGGAGGCATCACCGTCATTCTTCTTTCGGGGTTCGTGGATCTCACCCGGTCGAGACCGCGGCGCCTGCGGACCACGCTTTCCGTCGCGGCGGTCCCTGCAATCGATGCGTTTCTGCACGATTTCGCCCAACAAGCGCATCTGGATGAGCGGACCACGTTCCGGCTTCGCGCGGTCGGCGAAGAAGTCCTGCATATCCTGCTGGACGACCGGGCGGAGGAGGCCGAGCGCGATCTGTTGCTGTTTGCCCGGGCGGACGGTTCGGCCACGGATCTCGAATTTGTCGCCGGCGGTTCGGAATTCAACCTGGAAGACCAGCTCGCCATGCTGAGCGAGGGAGGCGCCGATCTCCCCAACGAGTCCGAGGTGCCGCTGCGCCTGCTGCGCCATTACGCCACTTCGGTCCGGCATCAGCAATATCACGGAACGGACATCGCCACCATCCGCATCGAACCGGAAGGAGCCCCCAAGGGCGAAACGCGGGCTAGTTCCTGACGAAATGGCCGAGGTAATGGCGGCTCTCGGCCCGATTGACGCCTGCGCGCACGCAAGCATCGTGAACCAGCCGCTCGGTGCAGCAAACATACGCGACATTCGCCGACTGGAGCATCCGCAAACAGGGACCCTGCCGTGCGTTCCGGATATACGCGTCGGCCACTTCGCCGGGATGGAGGCGTTCCGCCGACGCCACGGACACCGCCATTTCTTCGATGGACACAGGCACCAGGTAGACATACCGGTCCGCAGGGCCCCTGTTCACAACGATCCGGTTCCGGCTTTTCCATCTCGAGGACACGTCGAGTCCGTCCCACGAGTCCAGGTGCAGGCCCAACCGCATTCCCGACACCCGATCTACCGTAATCGAAGGACGATTCGCGTCGTCGATGGACGGGTCGAGCGCGGTGACCAGCGACAGGCTGAAAAACGGCGAGAAATCCAGCGCTCGCTCGGATTCCAGGTCGCAGGGGAAGATTGCAACAAAGTCCAGTTCGTCGTCGATTGACAACTCGTCGAGAGAAGCGGTGTATTTCTCGACCTCGAATTCGTCCAGCCGTCGAAAATCGACCGGCAATCTTGCGTCAGGCCTATAGTCGACGGTGTCCGGGTAATGCTCCTGCGCGCAGACCAGCGTTTCGCTGAACGAAACCAGGTCGTGCACATCACCCAGCCTGCGGTCGAGGTAGATTTTCATTGAGGATCTGGGGGCGCCGGCGCGGGCATGCCGCGGCCTCGCCAATTCAGATCAGGTCAGCGCCCAACTTTTCCAGCGGCTCGCCGTGCAGGGCCAGGTGTCTCACGACGTGGGTATAGAACTTGTCCAGTCCTTCGCAATAGACGGTGGGGTTGTCGAATCCATTGCCGCTCCCATACCGGTGAACGGGCTGGCCGCCGCCGCAGACGTCACGCCAACAGCAATCCGAGCATTCAGGTGCAGGCGTCTTCTTGAAATGCTCGAATTCGTGAAACAGAGGATCCTGGATGATTTCCCCGATGCTGGAACCCTTCAGGTCCCGGTAGTCATATCCGTTCCAGTACTTCGTGGATCTCAGCGTATCGTCCGGGCCGACTCCGCCATCGGACGACACGGTAATCAGTAGATGGTCCGGGTCATCTTTCCCGTCGCCGAACAGGAAGTTGCCCTGCCCGTAGATTCGAGCCAGAAAATGATCGATGAACCGAACGCCCACCGACTCCTCGTCGTTCGCCATCCTGTCGAAAACCTCGATCAGAAAATCGCCGAAGGCTTCCGCGTTACCGGAAAAATTGTCGTGATTCAGGTCGGGAAGCAGGAAGTCGAGCTGGCGCACGTTCAGGTCGTGTCGAAAGTGGTCGTAGATTTCCCCGGGATCGAAGTCCTCGCCGATCACGGCCAGGACCGCGGGAGGCTGATTCAGGTGTTCCTGGCACAGGGCCAGGCCGCGAACGGTCGCCTGGTAGGACGACCTGCCGTTGTGATCGAGGCGATGGGCGTCGTTGTGCACCTTTGCCCCGTCCAGGCTGACACCCACCTGAATGCAATGCTTGTTGAAAATCTCTATCCACTCGAGATCAACCAGCATTCCATTGGTCTGGATTGTCATCGACACGTCAACGACTGAATCCAGATTTGACCTGATTTCATGGCAAATTCCGTCGAACCGGGCTTTCGGCATCAGAAGCGGTTCGCCGCCGTGCAGATGAATCGCTATACGTTGAAGCTCGTACTCCTCGGAGAATTCCCTGAGCCTTTGCACCAACAGGGCGACCGTGTCATTCGAGATAAGCGCCGAGTGCCCCTTGTAGCTATCGTCTCCCGCGTTGAAGAAATAGCAATAGTCGCAATTCAGATTGCATCGCTCGGTGATCTTCAAAATGACTTCCAGCGTATTCAGCTCGCGGAAGTTCACGGTTCTTACTTCAGTGGCCACGGGTACACTCGATTCAACTCCCTGAAGCTTCTTCAGCTTCAGGGTCAGGCACCAGTTTCAGGACAGACGAGTTCCTGCTACTCAGGCATCAGGCGCCGGGGGCGCAGAAACGAAATTTCCACCTGCCACCGCATGTGTCCCCGCCGCCACAGCATCGTCCACGGGTGGAGCAGAGACAAAATTGCCGCCTGCCCCCGAATAGCCCGAGATCTTCGATTGCAGATTCGGACCGATCGCCCTGCCCGCTGCGTCCTTCTGGTCCCTGTCGGAGATTCCCAGCTTCTCCCGGAGCTTGCGCACCTTCATGTCTTCCATAGTTCCCCTCGCTTATGTGCCAAAAGTGATTTCATTCTACATCCTCCCTGATCTTCCGCGACTCCAAAAGAACAGCGCTTTTCCGGAGATCGAAGCGCCCGCGATCCGGCCGAATTGACTGCGACACCTGATCTGCTAGGATCGGAAGATCATTTGTTGACATGATCGTCCGCTCGGGTGCAGCGAATGATTTGACATAAGTGGAGGATTATCAACATGCAACATCGATACCTCTTGTGGTGCCTTATGGGCGTCCTGGCGTCAGCCAAGTTTGCAGCGGCACAAGACGTGGCGCTCGAAGAAATCGTCGTTACGTCGCAGAAGCGTGAAGAGTCATTGCAATCGGTGCCTATTCCGGTGTCGGCCCTGGGCATCGAACAGCTGGAAGACCGGCAGATTATCGAAGCTCAGGACCTTGAGCGCTACGTCCCAAGCCTGAAGATGACCTACAACATTACGCAGCCGACAAATCTGTCGGCCTCACTGCGCGGTTCCCTGGTCCAGGATGCATCGCTGGCGGTGGCGGAATCTCCGTTCGGCATTTACGTGGACGACGTATATATCGGCCGATTGAACGGCAACAACGTCCGACTTGCGGATGTGGAACGGATAGAGGTGCTGCGCGGACCTCAGGGCACGCTTTACGGCCGGAACACCCTGGCCGGAGCCATTCGCTTCATCAGCCGTGATCCGGGAGAAGAATCCTGGCTGAGAGCATCCGCCGGTTTCGGGAATTACGATCAATACGAAGCTTCGGCCAGCGCCGGCGGTCCCCTTGGGGATGAGTTCGCCGGCTCCGTCGCTCTCCAGTTCAACGGACACAGCGGATACGGAACGAACCTGGCGACAGATTCAAACATCGGTGAAGACAAGAACTGGGCGGGACGGGTCAAGCTGCGCTACATGGGCGGCGAGAACTTTGATGCCACGGTTAACGTGTCCTATGCCGACAGCAGTAATGACGCGGTCAGAATGGTCGCCGCCACGACGCCCAGTGTGCCGCGGAATCGACAGCATACGTCCGAGGACCTCGTCCCCACCTTTGGTGGTCTCTACGATGTTTCCATACCCGACCAGGACTACAGCGGCGGCGGGCGGACGGAAATCACCAACCAGCCCCGGGGCGATACCGAACAGCTCGTCACGTCTCTCACGATGTCCTACGACTTTGACCGCACGACACTGAAATCCATCACGGGGTACGCCGATACGTCCGATTTCTGGGCCAACGATTTCTCGGGCGCCGGCGCGATTCTCGCTTCTATCGGTACCGACTCCGACCAATTCAGCCAGGAACTGCAGCTGCAAGGCAGCGCTGTTGACGACAGGCTGAACTACACGGTGGGCGCCTTTTACTTTGAGGAAAACTCCACTCAGGACATCGGCTGGTATTTCGCGTCCGTTGGCGGCGCCGTGTCCAGGAGCCATATCGATGTCGGCACGGAGTCCTATGCGGTCTTTGGGCAGGCCGACTATGCCATTACCGACAAGCTCACCGCCACCGGCGGTATCCGCTGGATCAGCGAGGACAAGGAGTGGGATTTCGACTTTCAGCTCCTGTTTATCCCGCTGCCGGGAGAGTTCATCGAGGAAGCCCTGGACTATGATGCGTGGACACCCAAGGTCGGGCTTGATTACGAGTTTGACACCTCGGGTGCGGTCGACAGCCTCATGCTTTACACGTCGGCCGCCAAGGGATTCAAGTCGGGCGGATTCAACGGCATCAATATTTTCAACACGAGTGTCGCTAAATCGAGTTACGGGCCGGAAACCAACTGGACCTACGAAATCGGCGTCAAGACGGAAATGTTCAATAATCGCTTCCGTTTGAATGCCAACTACTTCGTCAACCGGGGCACGGACATAACGCTCAATGCAAACGTTATCGTCGACGGCAATCCGACCTTTCCCGTCCAGAACGCCGGAAATGTCACGATCCAGGGGCTTGAACTGGAGAGCACGGCAATTCTGTTTGAAGGGTTCACCGCTTTCGTCACGGGTACATTTCTGGACGGCAAGTTCCGTGAAATCGATCCGACCACCGCTCCGGCAAACTCGGTGGCGGCCTTTGGCGTGGAAGCGGAACCTCCTCAGACCGCCGACTTCGCGATTGCCGTCGGTTTTGACTATATCCGCGATATCGACCTGGGCGGCAGGGCGGCAGCGATCAAGGTGGGGCTGGACTATTACCACACTGACGAGTACGTCCTCGTGGCTACGCAGGAGTTCCTGATAAGCCCCTATAACCGCATCAATGCCTATGTCGGCCTGGAGTTCAATGAACGATGGGAAGCGCGCTTTGCCATGCAAAACCTCGAGGATGACCGGAGCTTCATCACCGGGTCACGAGGCCTGGGCGGCTCCATCGCCCTGCCGCCGCGCACCTACAAATTCACGGTGAACTACAGCATGTAAGCCGCCGGCCGCGTTCGCCGGTGGTTGACTGAAACCGGCGCTCAGCCGTCCTCTTCAGTCTCGGGCGCCATGTTTGCCTGAGTCCTCGCATCCGTGGGCAACGCAAGGTTGCCCTCTATTCTCGCGACCCGTTCGCGCAGACTCACAAGGCTGCGTTGAAATACTGGTCAAATCATTCAAAAAGGCGCACGCCGCCGTGTTTCCCTTGGCATCCCGTATACTTCCCGCCTTGATTGCATTGCAATCATCGCGTAAATTTGGATTGCCGGACTGTCGGAGAGCATGACCATGGCAAGCATCACGATCCGAAATCTCGACGACAAAGTGAAGACGCAGTTGCGCGTGCGGGCGGCGGGCAACGGCCGTTCCATGGAAGAGGAAGCGCGGCTGATCCTGCGCGAGGCCGTCGGGCGCAAGCCGAGTTCCAAAAACCTTGCGAGTATCGCCCGCTCGTACTTTGGCCCGGACAATGGTGTGGA is part of the Gammaproteobacteria bacterium genome and harbors:
- a CDS encoding radical SAM protein — translated: MTLKLKKLQGVESSVPVATEVRTVNFRELNTLEVILKITERCNLNCDYCYFFNAGDDSYKGHSALISNDTVALLVQRLREFSEEYELQRIAIHLHGGEPLLMPKARFDGICHEIRSNLDSVVDVSMTIQTNGMLVDLEWIEIFNKHCIQVGVSLDGAKVHNDAHRLDHNGRSSYQATVRGLALCQEHLNQPPAVLAVIGEDFDPGEIYDHFRHDLNVRQLDFLLPDLNHDNFSGNAEAFGDFLIEVFDRMANDEESVGVRFIDHFLARIYGQGNFLFGDGKDDPDHLLITVSSDGGVGPDDTLRSTKYWNGYDYRDLKGSSIGEIIQDPLFHEFEHFKKTPAPECSDCCWRDVCGGGQPVHRYGSGNGFDNPTVYCEGLDKFYTHVVRHLALHGEPLEKLGADLI
- a CDS encoding TonB-dependent receptor; translated protein: MQHRYLLWCLMGVLASAKFAAAQDVALEEIVVTSQKREESLQSVPIPVSALGIEQLEDRQIIEAQDLERYVPSLKMTYNITQPTNLSASLRGSLVQDASLAVAESPFGIYVDDVYIGRLNGNNVRLADVERIEVLRGPQGTLYGRNTLAGAIRFISRDPGEESWLRASAGFGNYDQYEASASAGGPLGDEFAGSVALQFNGHSGYGTNLATDSNIGEDKNWAGRVKLRYMGGENFDATVNVSYADSSNDAVRMVAATTPSVPRNRQHTSEDLVPTFGGLYDVSIPDQDYSGGGRTEITNQPRGDTEQLVTSLTMSYDFDRTTLKSITGYADTSDFWANDFSGAGAILASIGTDSDQFSQELQLQGSAVDDRLNYTVGAFYFEENSTQDIGWYFASVGGAVSRSHIDVGTESYAVFGQADYAITDKLTATGGIRWISEDKEWDFDFQLLFIPLPGEFIEEALDYDAWTPKVGLDYEFDTSGAVDSLMLYTSAAKGFKSGGFNGINIFNTSVAKSSYGPETNWTYEIGVKTEMFNNRFRLNANYFVNRGTDITLNANVIVDGNPTFPVQNAGNVTIQGLELESTAILFEGFTAFVTGTFLDGKFREIDPTTAPANSVAAFGVEAEPPQTADFAIAVGFDYIRDIDLGGRAAAIKVGLDYYHTDEYVLVATQEFLISPYNRINAYVGLEFNERWEARFAMQNLEDDRSFITGSRGLGGSIALPPRTYKFTVNYSM
- a CDS encoding plasmid stabilization protein yields the protein MASITIRNLDDKVKTQLRVRAAGNGRSMEEEARLILREAVGRKPSSKNLASIARSYFGPDNGVDLELPPRGPMREPPSFD